The following are encoded in a window of Pagrus major chromosome 14, Pma_NU_1.0 genomic DNA:
- the LOC141008663 gene encoding protein PHTF2-like isoform X1 — MASKVKDAVVWYQKKIGAYDQQIWEKSVEQREIKGLRNKPKKTGHVKPDLIDVDLVRGSAFAKAKPESPWTSLTRKGIVRVVFFPFFYRWWIQVTSRAIFLLLLALYLLQVAAAVLYVSIPQPHGIPTTEVFGAIWLMLLLGTVHCQIVSTRTPKPASSSGGKRRRKLRKASQMEVHREGDGSSTTDNTQEGSPHSHSASTTYSLGALFQDFWHDICKAGSKKSKLSIDKSTETDNGYVSLDGRVTNRSSEEGLQLHEQRCDSLNRADEVCWNSHAKPTHAHTPRSTGLMLASGNKEPASDEASSEEDPEASYSALRRGVERMNSECTLRNRKSSHHYKKHYAVEDVPKSGTSCSSRCSSLRTQDSESTRHESETEDLMWEDFLHCAECRSSCTSETEGEGGGTPVCPPAKKEYRDDPFHQGHVPWLHSSNPGLERVSAIVWEGNECKKADMSVLEISGMIMNRVNLYTPGIGYQVFGNLVSVTLGLTPFAYRLAQYRDLDQLTTLSANELLSVALGGESGSDALVITMVTLSFLVRVCLIWLFFFLLSVAERTYKQRLLFAKLFGHLTSARRARKSEVPHFRLKKVQNIKMWLSLRSYLKRRGPQRSVDVIVSSAFLLTLSVVFICCAQLLHVHETFLECHYNWELVIWCSSLSLFLLRFVTLGSETSKKYSNTSILLTEQINLYLKMEKKPNKKEELTLVNNVLKLATKLLKELDTPFRLYGLTMNPLLYNITQVVILSAVSGVISDLLGFNLKLWKIKS; from the exons ATGGCTTCCAAAGTAAAAGATGCTGTGGTGTGGTACCAGAAAAAG attGGCGCCTATGACCAACAGATATGGGAGAAATCAGTGGAGCAGCGAGAAATAAAG GGCTTGAGGAACAAGCCAAAGAAGACAGGACATGTCAAACCAGACCTGATAGACGTGGACTTGGTTAGAG GTTCGGCGTTTGCCAAGGCCAAACCTGAGAGTCCGTGGACGTCGCTGACCAGGAAGGGTATCGTCAGGGTCGTCTTCTTCCCGTTCTTTTATCGATGGTGGATCCAGGTCACCTCCAGGGCCATTTTCCTCTTACTGCTGGCTCTCTATCTGCTGCAAG tggcagcagcagtccTGTATGTTTCCATCCCTCAGCCTCATGGGATACCAACCACTGAGGTGTTTGGAGCCATCTGGCTCATGTTGCTGCTGGGCACCGTCCACTGTCAGATCGTCTCCACCAGGACACCGAAACCTGCCTCCAGCAGCGGGGGGAAGAGACGCAG GAAGTTGAGGAAGGCATCTCAGATGGAGGTGCATAGGGAAGGCGACGGGTCTAGCACTACCGATAACACACAGGAGGGGTCGCCACACTCCCACTCAGCCAGCACCACATACAGCCTGGGCGCTCTCTTCCAAGATTTCTGGCATGATATCTGTAAAGCTGG ATCTAAGAAGTCCAAGCTGTCAATCGACAAGTCGACAGAGACCGACAACGGCTACGTGTCGCTGGACGGCCGGGTGACCAATCGCAGCAGCGAGGAGGGGCTCCAGCTCCACGAGCAGCGATGTGATTCGTTGAACCGGGCTGACGAGGTGTGCTGGAACTCTCATGCCAAGCcgacacatgctcacacacctCGCAGCACGGGACTGATGCTGGCCAGCGGCAATAAG GAGCCGGCATCAGATGAGGCATCCAGCGAGGAGGATCCTGAAGCATCCTACAGCGCCCTCCGCAGGGGAGTGGAGAGAATGAACAGTGAATGTACGCTCAGAAACCGCAAGAGTTCACACCACTACAAGAAACACTACGCTGTGGAG GATGTCCCAAAGTCCGGCACCAGCTGCAGCTCCAGATGTTCCAGTCTGAGGACTCAGGACTCTGAGAGCACTCGGCACGAGTCTGAGACAGAGGACCTGATGTGGGAAGACTTCCTGCACTGTGCTGAGTGCAGATCATCCTGCACCTCAGAGACAG agggagaaggaggtgggacgcctgtctgtcctcctgctAAAAAGGAATACAGAGACGACCCTTTCCATCAG gGTCACGTTCCCTGGCTGCACAGCTCCAACCCCGGTCTGGAGAGAGTGAGCGCCATCGTGTGGGAGGGAAACGAGTGTAAGAAGGCCGACATGTCCGTCCTGGAGATCAGTGGCATGATCATGAACAGA GTGAATCTCTACACTCCTGGTATTGGTTACCAGGTGTTTGGGAACCTGGTTTCAGTGACACTCGGCCTCACACCTTTCGCGTACAG GCTGGCTCAGTACCGCGACTTGGATCAGCTGACCACGCTCTCAGCCAATGAGCTACTCTCTGTGGCGCTGGGAGGCGAGTCTGGATCAGATGCCTTGGTCATCACCATGGTGACATTGAGCTTCCTGGTGCGTGTTTGCCTTATAtggctcttcttcttcctgctcagCGTAGCAGAGAGGACCTACAAACAG AGGCTACTGTTTGCCAAGCTGTTCGGTCACCTGACTTCGGCCCGCAGAGCCAGGAAGTCTGAAGTCCCTCATTTTAGACTGAAGAAAGTTCAGAACATCAAGATGTGGCTGTCGCTACGCTCCTACCTCAAG agaCGGGGTCCTCAGCGTTCAGTGGATGTGATCGTGTCTTCTGCCTTCCTGCTCACTCTGTCTGTCGTCTTCATCTGCTGTGCCCAG TTGCTGCACGTCCATGAAACGTTCCTGGAGTGTCACTATAACTGGGAGCTGGTGATCTGGTgctccagtctgtctctgttccTGCTCAGGTTCGTCACCTTGGGCTCCGAGACCAGCAAAAAGTACAGCAACACCTCCATACTGCTCACTGAACAG ATCAACCTGTATCTGAAGATGGAGAAGAAGCCAAACAAGAAAGAGGAGCTGACACTGGTCAACAACGTCTTAAAACTGGCTACCAAACTACTCAAA gAGTTGGACACTCCTTTCAGGCTGTATGGTTTGACGATGAACCCTCTGCTCTACAACATCACCCAGGTGGTCATCCTGTCCGCCGTGTCTGGAGTCATATCTGACCTGTTAGGATTTAACCtgaag CTGTGGAAGATCAAATCGTGA
- the LOC141008663 gene encoding protein PHTF2-like isoform X2 has translation MASKVKDAVVWYQKKIGAYDQQIWEKSVEQREIKGLRNKPKKTGHVKPDLIDVDLVRGSAFAKAKPESPWTSLTRKGIVRVVFFPFFYRWWIQVTSRAIFLLLLALYLLQVAAAVLYVSIPQPHGIPTTEVFGAIWLMLLLGTVHCQIVSTRTPKPASSSGGKRRRSKKSKLSIDKSTETDNGYVSLDGRVTNRSSEEGLQLHEQRCDSLNRADEVCWNSHAKPTHAHTPRSTGLMLASGNKEPASDEASSEEDPEASYSALRRGVERMNSECTLRNRKSSHHYKKHYAVEDVPKSGTSCSSRCSSLRTQDSESTRHESETEDLMWEDFLHCAECRSSCTSETEGEGGGTPVCPPAKKEYRDDPFHQGHVPWLHSSNPGLERVSAIVWEGNECKKADMSVLEISGMIMNRVNLYTPGIGYQVFGNLVSVTLGLTPFAYRLAQYRDLDQLTTLSANELLSVALGGESGSDALVITMVTLSFLVRVCLIWLFFFLLSVAERTYKQRLLFAKLFGHLTSARRARKSEVPHFRLKKVQNIKMWLSLRSYLKRRGPQRSVDVIVSSAFLLTLSVVFICCAQLLHVHETFLECHYNWELVIWCSSLSLFLLRFVTLGSETSKKYSNTSILLTEQINLYLKMEKKPNKKEELTLVNNVLKLATKLLKELDTPFRLYGLTMNPLLYNITQVVILSAVSGVISDLLGFNLKLWKIKS, from the exons ATGGCTTCCAAAGTAAAAGATGCTGTGGTGTGGTACCAGAAAAAG attGGCGCCTATGACCAACAGATATGGGAGAAATCAGTGGAGCAGCGAGAAATAAAG GGCTTGAGGAACAAGCCAAAGAAGACAGGACATGTCAAACCAGACCTGATAGACGTGGACTTGGTTAGAG GTTCGGCGTTTGCCAAGGCCAAACCTGAGAGTCCGTGGACGTCGCTGACCAGGAAGGGTATCGTCAGGGTCGTCTTCTTCCCGTTCTTTTATCGATGGTGGATCCAGGTCACCTCCAGGGCCATTTTCCTCTTACTGCTGGCTCTCTATCTGCTGCAAG tggcagcagcagtccTGTATGTTTCCATCCCTCAGCCTCATGGGATACCAACCACTGAGGTGTTTGGAGCCATCTGGCTCATGTTGCTGCTGGGCACCGTCCACTGTCAGATCGTCTCCACCAGGACACCGAAACCTGCCTCCAGCAGCGGGGGGAAGAGACGCAG ATCTAAGAAGTCCAAGCTGTCAATCGACAAGTCGACAGAGACCGACAACGGCTACGTGTCGCTGGACGGCCGGGTGACCAATCGCAGCAGCGAGGAGGGGCTCCAGCTCCACGAGCAGCGATGTGATTCGTTGAACCGGGCTGACGAGGTGTGCTGGAACTCTCATGCCAAGCcgacacatgctcacacacctCGCAGCACGGGACTGATGCTGGCCAGCGGCAATAAG GAGCCGGCATCAGATGAGGCATCCAGCGAGGAGGATCCTGAAGCATCCTACAGCGCCCTCCGCAGGGGAGTGGAGAGAATGAACAGTGAATGTACGCTCAGAAACCGCAAGAGTTCACACCACTACAAGAAACACTACGCTGTGGAG GATGTCCCAAAGTCCGGCACCAGCTGCAGCTCCAGATGTTCCAGTCTGAGGACTCAGGACTCTGAGAGCACTCGGCACGAGTCTGAGACAGAGGACCTGATGTGGGAAGACTTCCTGCACTGTGCTGAGTGCAGATCATCCTGCACCTCAGAGACAG agggagaaggaggtgggacgcctgtctgtcctcctgctAAAAAGGAATACAGAGACGACCCTTTCCATCAG gGTCACGTTCCCTGGCTGCACAGCTCCAACCCCGGTCTGGAGAGAGTGAGCGCCATCGTGTGGGAGGGAAACGAGTGTAAGAAGGCCGACATGTCCGTCCTGGAGATCAGTGGCATGATCATGAACAGA GTGAATCTCTACACTCCTGGTATTGGTTACCAGGTGTTTGGGAACCTGGTTTCAGTGACACTCGGCCTCACACCTTTCGCGTACAG GCTGGCTCAGTACCGCGACTTGGATCAGCTGACCACGCTCTCAGCCAATGAGCTACTCTCTGTGGCGCTGGGAGGCGAGTCTGGATCAGATGCCTTGGTCATCACCATGGTGACATTGAGCTTCCTGGTGCGTGTTTGCCTTATAtggctcttcttcttcctgctcagCGTAGCAGAGAGGACCTACAAACAG AGGCTACTGTTTGCCAAGCTGTTCGGTCACCTGACTTCGGCCCGCAGAGCCAGGAAGTCTGAAGTCCCTCATTTTAGACTGAAGAAAGTTCAGAACATCAAGATGTGGCTGTCGCTACGCTCCTACCTCAAG agaCGGGGTCCTCAGCGTTCAGTGGATGTGATCGTGTCTTCTGCCTTCCTGCTCACTCTGTCTGTCGTCTTCATCTGCTGTGCCCAG TTGCTGCACGTCCATGAAACGTTCCTGGAGTGTCACTATAACTGGGAGCTGGTGATCTGGTgctccagtctgtctctgttccTGCTCAGGTTCGTCACCTTGGGCTCCGAGACCAGCAAAAAGTACAGCAACACCTCCATACTGCTCACTGAACAG ATCAACCTGTATCTGAAGATGGAGAAGAAGCCAAACAAGAAAGAGGAGCTGACACTGGTCAACAACGTCTTAAAACTGGCTACCAAACTACTCAAA gAGTTGGACACTCCTTTCAGGCTGTATGGTTTGACGATGAACCCTCTGCTCTACAACATCACCCAGGTGGTCATCCTGTCCGCCGTGTCTGGAGTCATATCTGACCTGTTAGGATTTAACCtgaag CTGTGGAAGATCAAATCGTGA